A single region of the Salvia miltiorrhiza cultivar Shanhuang (shh) chromosome 8, IMPLAD_Smil_shh, whole genome shotgun sequence genome encodes:
- the LOC131000703 gene encoding V-type proton ATPase subunit a1-like, with protein MEYIDNLPSMDLMRSEKMMFVQLIIPVESAHRALSYLGQLGLMQFRDLNDDKSPFQRTFVNQVKRCAEMSRKLRFIKDQIHKACLTPSSNSSSQSDIELEELEIQLAEHEHGLSEMNANSEKLQRTYNELLEFKMVLQKAGDFLLSSGSHMTAEETELNDNVHISDNYADTSSLLDQEMQNGPSTQSGVRFVSGIIPKSKALRFERMLFRTTRGNMLFNQAPAFDQILDPATNEMVEKTVFVVSFSGEQVRIKILKICEAFGANCYPVPEEVTKRRHITQEVLSHLSDLETTLEAGLCHRDKVLTSIGFHLPKWMNMVKREKAVYDTLNMLNFDVTKKCLVGEGWCPIFAKTKIQEALQRATRDSNSQAGIIFHVKDSVESPPTYFQTNNFTNAYQEIVDAYGVAKYQEANPAVYTIITFPFLFAVMFGDWGHGVCLLLGALILIAREKKLGSQKLGSFMEMLFGGRYVLLLMSLFSIYCGLIYNEFFSVPFNIFGSSAYRCRDATCSDSRSVGLVKYQDAYPFGVDPSWRGSRSELPFLNSLKMKMSILFGIAQMNLGIILSYFNARYFRNSLDIKYQFVPQMIFLNSLFGYLSLLIIMKWCTGSKADLYHVMIYMFLSPFEELGENQLFWGQSIFQIILLLLAVIAVPWMLFPKPFILKRLHSERFQGRTYQILETSETYNDGEFDSASQPDHEEFDFTEVFVHQMIHTIEFVLGAVSNTASYLRLWALSLAHSELSTVFYEKVLLLAWGYDSLVVRLVGLAVFAFATAFILLMMETLSAFLHALRLHWVEFQNKFYSGDGYKFKPFSFAALNDDED; from the exons TTAAATGATGATAAAAGCCCTTTCCAGAGAACATTTGTTAATCAG GTTAAAAGGTGTGCTGAGATGTCTCGGAAACTACGATTTATCAAAGATCAGATACATAAAGCTTGTTTGACACCATCTTCTAATTCATCTTCTCAATCTGATATTGAATTAGAAGAATTAGAG ATTCAACTTGCTGAGCATGAGCATGGGCTGAGCGAAATGAATGCTAATAGTGAGAAACTGCAGCGAACATATAATGAGCTGCTTGAGTTTAAGATGGTATTACAGAAG GCAGGGGACTTCCTTTTATCAAGTGGGAGTCATATGACAGCCGAGGAGACAGAATTAAATGACAATGTTCATATTAGTGATAATTATGCAGATACCTCGTCACTTCTGGATCAG GAGATGCAAAATGGACCTTCGACTCAATCTGGTGTGCGATTTGTTAGTGGTATCATCCCTAAATCCAAAGCTCTAAGATTTGAGAGGATGCTCTTTCGTACAACAAGGGGAAACATGCTTTTCAATCAGGCACCAGCTTTTGATCAAATCCTGGATCCTGCAACAAATGAAATG GTTGAGAAAACAGTTTTTGTGGTATCCTTCTCAGGGGAACAGGTGAGAATAAAAATCCTGAAAATTTGTGAAGCTTTTGGTGCAAATTGCTATCCCGTTCCAGAAGAAGTGACCAAGCGGAGGCATATAACTCAAGAG GTTCTATCGCACCTGTCTGATCTGGAGACAACCTTAGAGGCTGGCCTCTGTCATCGAGATAAGGTTCTGACATCCATTGGATTTCACCTTCCCAAGTGGATGAACATG GTGAAAAGGGAAAAGGCTGTCTATGACACATTAAATATGCTGAATTTTGATGTCACAAAGAAGTGTTTGGTTGGTGAGGGATGGTGTCCTATCTTTGCTAAAACTAAG ATACAGGAAGCTCTGCAACGTGCAACACGTGATAGTAATTCACAAGCGGGTATAATCTTTCACGTGAAGGACTCGGTTGAGTCTCCTCCAACATACTTTCAAACCAACAATTTCACAAATGCATATCAAGAAATTGTTGATGCATATGG TGTTGCTAAATACCAGGAGGCGAACCCTGCAGTTTATACGATTATTACATTTCCGTTTCTTTTTGCTGTGATGTTCGGGGACTGGGGTCATGGTGTATGCTTGCTATTAGGGGCATTGATCCTAATTGCCCGTGAGAAAAAACTTGGTTCACAG AAACTTGGCAGCTTCATGGAGATGCTATTTGGTGGCCGATATGTACTCCTCCTGATGTctctcttttcaatttattgtGGCTTGATATACAACGAATTCTTTTCCGTTCCTTTTAACATATTTGGAAGCTCTGCCTATAGATGCCGGGATGCTACATGCAG TGATTCTCGTTCTGTTGGTTTAGTTAAATATCAGGACGCATATCCATTTGGCGTGGATCCAAGTTGGCGTGGAAGTCGCTCCGAGCTTCCtttcttgaattctttgaaaatgaaaatgtctATTTTGTTCGGCATTGCACAAATGAATTTGGGAATCATCCTAAGTTATTTTAATGCACGCTACTTTCGCAACTCACTTGATATAAA GTATCAGTTTGTGCCTCAAATGATCTTCCTTAACAGTCTATTTGGGTATCTTTCTCTTCTCATCATTATGAAATGGTGTACTGGTTCTAAAGCAGACCTTTATCATGTGATGATTTACATGTTCTTAAGTCCTTTCGAAGAATTGGGTGAAAATCAGCTGTTTTGGGGTCAGAGCATTTTTCAG ATTATATTGTTGCTTTTGGCTGTTATTGCTGTCCCATGGATGCTCTTTCCAAAACCTTTTATTTTGAAGAGACTCCACTCTGAG CGATTTCAAGGCCGGACGTATCAGATTCTTGAAACCTCAGAGACCTATAATGATGGGGAATTTGATTCTGCAAGCCAACCAGACCATGAGGAGTTCGATTTTACTGAGGTATTCGTTCATCAAATGATACATACCATCGAATTTGTACTTGGTGCAGTTTCAAATACTGCATCATATCTCCGGCTGTGGGCTTTGAG TTTGGCCCACTCAGAATTATCAACCGTTTTCTATGAAAAAGTTCTCCTTCTTGCATGGGG GTATGACAGTCTCGTCGTACGTTTGGTGGGTCTGGCAGTTTTTGCTTTTGCCACAGCATTTATACTACTCATGATGGAGACGCTTAGCGCTTTCCTCCACGCCTTGCGTCTTCATTGGGTGGAATTTCAGAATAAGTTCTACAGTGGCGATGGCTACAAGTTTAAACCCTTTTCTTTTGCTGCGTTGAATGATGATGAAGATTAG
- the LOC131000704 gene encoding protein NRT1/ PTR FAMILY 2.7-like produces MQGVVLLQLSAAVSHLRPPSCEKGSSFCKHPSPPQSALLYLALALLSLGNGGTRFTLASMGADQLDTTRQQGIFFNWHIFTIYVANFVSATILVYVEENVSWAWGFTIFALANVFGLLVFLCGTRFYRFLTPKGSPFKALACVVVAAAKKRKMPLSQETGDYHHGLQTLAEAPTPFFKFLNRAALKSLEESGTEGFVISPWRLCTVQQVEDLKRIIKIMPIWLSGYILSIPIAVQMSFMIIQGKTMDNHLNSHFNIPAASIQVCALISTCVTILLLDRLVFPLWVKLAPARPPTPLQRVGIGHVFTILSMVVAALVECKRLSLARLHNLQEQVDAVVPMSLLWQAPQLALLGVSEGFHFAGQVAFCYQEFPTSFKSTATAVVALTIAGAFYSSNLVIDLVRMATGWLPNNINKGRLDNVFWLCSIMGALNLVFFLVCASFYKYHKS; encoded by the exons ATGCAGGGAGTAGTGCTACTTCAACTAAGTGCAGCAGTGAGCCATTTGAGGCCTCCTAGCTGTGAAAAGGGATCCTCCTTCTGCAAACATCCCTCGCCTCCTCAATCCGCACTTCTCTATCTAGCCTTGGCTCTGCTCTCTCTAGGAAACGGGGGCACGCGTTTCACTCTTGCATCCATGGGAGCAGATCAGCTAGACACCACAAGGCAGCAAGGGATATTCTTCAACTGGCACATTTTCACAATCTATGTGGCCAATTTCGTGAGCGCCACCATCTTAGTATACGTGGAGGAGAATGTGAGCTGGGCCTGGGGTTTCACCATCTTCGCCCTGGCCAATGTGTTTGGCTTGCTAGTTTTCCTATGTGGCACCAGATTCTATCGCTTTCTAACGCCTAAGGGTAGCCCCTTCAAGGCCTTGGCCTGCGTAGTTGTTGCAGCCGCCAAGAAGAGGAAGATGCCTCTCTCACAAGAAACTGGAGACTATCATCATGGTTTGCAGACACTGGCTGAGGCTCCCACACCATTTTTCAA GTTCTTGAACCGGGCAGCGCTGAAGAGTCTAGAAGAGTCTGGAACAGAAGGTTTCGTGATAAGTCCATGGAGATTATGCACAGTGCAACAAGTTGAAGATCTGAAGAGGATAATCAAGATTATGCCAATATGGTTGAGTGGTTATATCTTGTCTATCCCTATAGCAGTGCAGATGAGTTTCATGATCATACAGGGGAAAACCATGGACAATCACCTAAACTCTCATTTCAACATCCCAGCTGCTTCAATCCAAGTATGTGCGCTCATCTCAACTTGTGTCACAATATTGTTACTAGATCGCCTCGTGTTCCCACTCTGGGTAAAGCTCGCTCCTGCTAGGCCTCCCACGCCCCTGCAGCGTGTTGGGATTGGCCACGTCTTCACCATACTCAGCATGGTTGTTGCGGCACTTGTGGAGTGCAAGAGACTCAGCCTCGCCAGATTGCATAATCTGCAAGAACAGGTCGATGCAGTCGTTCCCATGTCCTTGTTGTGGCAAGCACCACAACTAGCCCTTCTAGGAGTATCCGAAGGGTTCCATTTTGCCGGACAAGTTGCATTTTGTTACCAAGAATTCCCAACATCGTTCAAGAGCACAGCAACCGCCGTTGTTGCTTTGACCATCGCGGGGGCCTTCTATTCGAGCAATCTCGTCATCGATCTTGTCCGGATGGCCACGGGATGGTTGCCTAACAACATAAACAAAGGGAGACTAGACAATGTGTTTTGGTTGTGTAGTATCATGGGAGCATTGAATTTGGTGTTCTTTCTTGTCTGTGCATCTTTCTACAAGTATCATAAATCTTGA
- the LOC131000705 gene encoding protein NRT1/ PTR FAMILY 2.7-like, with protein MRDKSAGSMDEAARLSRKGRRGGWITFPFIIGTMGCLALAAGGWTANLIVYLIQEFNIKSISSAKIYNFVNGSITLFPIVGAVIADSFLGCYSVICFSSLISLLGTLVLVLTAVVDRLRPPACEDGSNLCKYPSHLQFGVLYIGLALASLGNAGTRFTIATMGADQFDSPKHRGIFFNWYIFTMYTATIVSSTAIVYVEDNLSWTWGFTICAVANVLGLALLLSGRRSYRLMKPQGSPFTSLVRVAVAALSKRKMTLSDKNEDYYQDSTKTAPTHFFRFLNRAALQTEGDKAITVMQVEELKGLIKLFPLWSTGLSLCIPLAIQLSLTVIQALTMDRHLGGRFKIPAGSMPVFILASTSLSIFIIDRVALPLWERLTTRPLTLLQRIGIGHALTIASMAVSAAVERKRLRSDAGNDGIVAMSAMWLVPQLGIAGLGEAFHFPGQIALYYQEFPNTLKTTATAAVALFIGIAFYCSNGIIDVVRSVTAWLPDDINDGRLDNLYWLCCILGAFNFCYFLVCASFYSYKIVDESGDDSITT; from the exons ATGAGAGACAAGTCAGCAGGTTCCATGGATGAAGCAGCTCGTTTATCGCGTAAAGGCAGGCGTGGAGGCTGGATCACCTTCCCCTTCATCATAG GGACAATGGGGTGCTTAGCTCTTGCAGCCGGAGGCTGGACGGCTAACCTTATCGTCTATTTGATTCAAGAATTCAACATTAAGAGCATAAGTTCTGCTAAGATTTACAACTTTGTGAATGGAAGCATCACCCTCTTCCCTATTGTTGGTGCAGTCATAGCTGACTCCTTTCTCGGCTGCTACTCTGTCATCTGCTTTTCGTCGCTCATCTCTCTTCTC GGCACGTTGGTTCTGGTTTTAACAGCAGTTGTTGATCGGCTGAGGCCTCCAGCATGTGAGGATGGATCAAATCTATGCAAATATCCATCACACCTTCAGTTTGGAGTGCTGTATATTGGACTGGCGCTAGCATCCCTGGGGAATGCAGGGACGCGTTTCACCATTGCAACGATGGGAGCAGATCAGTTCGACAGCCCAAAGCATCGAGGGATTTTCTTCAACTGGTACATCTTCACAATGTACACAGCCACAATTGTTAGCTCAACTGCCATAGTGTATGTAGAGGACAACTTGAGTTGGACATGGGGCTTCACCATCTGTGCTGTGGCTAATGTGCTTGGTTTAGCACTTCTCCTCTCCGGTAGACGTTCCTACCGCCTCATGAAGCCTCAGGGAAGCCCGTTCACGAGCCTAGTACGTGTAGCTGTTGCAGCTCTCAGTAAAAGAAAAATGACCCTTTCAGACAAGAATGAAGATTACTACCAAGATTCCACAAAAACAGCGCCTACACATTTCTTCAG GTTCTTGAACCGTGCAGCGCTGCAAACGGAAGGAGACAAGGCGATCACAGTGATGCAAGTAGAGGAGCTCAAGGGCCTAATCAAGCTGTTTCCCCTGTGGTCTACTGGCCTATCACTCTGCATCCCTCTAGCCATCCAGTTGAGCCTCACCGTGATCCAGGCGCTAACCATGGATCGTCATCTAGGAGGCCGTTTCAAGATCCCCGCAGGCTCCATGCCGGTCTTCATTCTGGCCTCGACCTCACTCTCCATCTTCATCATAGACCGGGTGGCGCTCCCCCTATGGGAGAGACTCACAACAAGGCCTCTCACGCTTCTCCAACGTATTGGCATCGGCCACGCCCTCACCATTGCCAGCATGGCAGTGTCAGCAGCTGTGGAGAGGAAGAGGCTGAGATCAGATGCAGGAAATGATGGGATTGTTGCCATGTCAGCAATGTGGCTGGTGCCACAGCTAGGCATTGCTGGTTTGGGAGAGGCATTCCATTTTCCAGGGCAGATTGCACTTTACTATCAAGAATTTCCAAACACACTCAAAACCACAGCAACTGCAGCAGTTGCATTGTTTATTGGGATTGCATTTTATTGCAGCAATGGTATCATTGATGTTGTGAGGAGTGTCACAGCATGGCTGCCTGATGACATAAATGATGGGAGGTTAGATAATTTGTATTGGTTGTGTTGCATCTTAGGAGCCTTCAATTTTTGTTACTTTCTTGTTTGTGCATCATTCTACAGCTACAAGATTGTTGATGAATCTGGTGATGATTCTATTACTACTTGA
- the LOC131000706 gene encoding mitogen-activated protein kinase 3: MADMGAAGGQYPDFPAVATHGGQFIQYNIFGNTFEVTTKYRPPIMPIGRGAYGIVCSVMNSESNEMVAVKKIANAFDNYMDAKRTLREIKLLRHLDHENVIAITDVIPPPLRREFTDVYIATELMDTDLHQIIRSNQGLSEEHCQYFLYQLLRGLKYIHSAGVIHRDLKPSNLLLNANCDLKICDFGLARTSSENDFMTEYVVTRWYRAPELLLNSSEYTAAIDVWSVGCIFMELMNRKPLFAGKDHVHQMHLLIELLGTPTDSDLNFTRNEDARRYIRQLPRHSRQNLAQVFPHVNPLAIDLIDKMLTINPAKRITVEAALEHPYLAKLHDVADEPVCLTPFAFDLEHQMLTEEQMKDMIYKEALELNPTYV; this comes from the exons ATGGCTGACATGGGAGCTGCCGGCGGCCAGTACCCCGATTTTCCGGCGGTGGCCACGCACGGCGGCCAGTTTATCCAGTACAATATCTTCGGCAACACCTTCGAGGTCACCACCAAGTACCGCCCCCCGATCATGCCTATTGGCCGCGGAGCTTACGGCATAGTCTG CTCGGTGATGAACTCGGAGAGCAACGAGATGGTGGCGGTGAAGAAGATTGCCAATGCCTTCGACAACTACATGGATGCCAAGAGGACTCTCAGAGAGATCAAGCTTCTTCGCCACTTGGATCACGAAAAT GTTATTGCTATAACAGATGTGATTCCTCCTCCTCTAAGGAGGGAATTCACCGATGTTTATATAGCAACGGAGCTGATGGATACTGATCTTCACCAAATAATTCGGTCTAATCAGGGGTTATCAGAGGAGCACTGTCAG TACTTCTTGTATCAGCTTCTAAGAGGCCTAAAATACATACATTCTGCTGGTGTGATACATAGAGATTTGAAGCCTAGCAATCTGTTGCTGAATGCGAACTGTGACCTCAAGATATGCGACTTTGGGCTGGCACGAACGAGCTCAGAGAACGACTTCATGACAGAGTATGTTGTGACGAGATGGTACAGGGCACCCGAGCTCCTGCTCAATTCGTCCGAGTACACTGCTGCTATTGATGTTTGGTCGGTTGGTTGCATTTTCATGGAGCTTATGAACAGGAAGCCGTTGTTTGCTGGGAAAGATCACGTGCATCAAATGCACTTGTTGATTGAG CTTCTAGGCACACCTACTGATTCCGACCTCAACTTCACAAGAAACGAGGATGCAAGAAGGTACATCCGACAGCTTCCACGCCACTCTCGTCAGAACTTAGCTCAGGTTTTCCCACATGTCAATCCTCTGGCTATTGATCTTATTGACAAGATGCTGACAATAAATCCAGCAAAGAGAATCACAG TGGAAGCAGCCTTGGAACATCCTTACCTTGCAAAGCTACACGATGTAGCCGATGAACCAGTTTGCTTAACGCCATTCGCCTTCGATTTGGAGCACCAAATGCTGACAGAGGAGCAGATGAAGGACATGATCTACAAGGAGGCTTTGGAACTGAATCCGACCTACGTGTGA